The following is a genomic window from Crossiella equi.
GGGTGTGGCGGCCTCGGCCAGTGGCGCGATCAGCCGGGCCCCGGACTCGGCCAGCGCACGGCGGTTCACCTTGCCCGGCCCGGTCAGCGGCAGCTCGGCCAGTTCGTAGAAGGCCTCCGGCACCTTGTAGGAGGACAGCGCGCGGCGGCAGCTGGCCAGCAGCACCGTGGGGTCGATGCCCTCCGGGCCGGGCACGAGGTAGGCCACCGGCACCTCGCCGAGCACATCGTGCGGCCGCGCGACCACCACGGCCTCGGCGACCCCGGGCACCTCGCGCAGCACGGACTCGATCTCGCCGGGGTGCAGGTTCTCCCCGCCACGGATGATCAGGTCGGCGACCCGGCCGGTCAGCACCAGGTCCTCGCCGTCGAAGCGCGCCAGGTCACCGGTGCGGTACCAGCCGTCCACCAGCGCCTTCGCCGTGGCCTCGGGCCGGTTGTGGTAACCCAGCATCAGTGACGGCCCGCCCAGCCACAGCTCGCCCTCGGGGGTGTCCTCGCCGGTGGCCGGGTCGACCAGCCGGGCCCGCGCCCACGGCGCCAGCGGTCCGATCACCCCGGGCGGCACCACGCGGCCGGGCGGGTTCATCGCGATCACCCCCGCGGCCTCGGTGCTGCCGTACAGGTCCAGCAGCGGGACACCCAGGTGCTGTTCGACCGAGGCGTGCAGCTGCGGGGTGGCGGGCGCGCCCGCGGTCATCGCGCAGCGCAGCCCGGCGGGCCGGTGCGTGGCCAGCGGGGTGAGCTGGTGGTAGGTGGCGGGCACCCCGGCGAAGAGCGTGTAGCGCCCGGTGGCCAGGTCGGCCCACACGTCGGCCGGGCTCATCCCGTTGCCGATGCGCGTACCGGCACCGGCGACCAGGGTGGCCAGCAGCGCGGTGTTGTGCGACCAGGCGTGGTACATCGGCAGCGGCCACAGCATCTCGTCCTCGGGCCGGAGGCCGACCAGCGGGACCAGGCCGCTCGCGGCGAGCAGCCAGTTGTGCTGGCTGTTGAGCACGCCCTTGGGCTTGCCGGTGCTGCCGGAGGTGTAGAGCATCCACGCCGGTGCCCTCGGGTCGAGGTCGTCGCGCGGCGGCTGCCCGGGGTCGGTGTCGGCCAGGGTGGCGAAGTGGTGCGTGCCGTGCACCGGCGCTCCGGTGAGCACCAGCCGCGGGTTGGTGCCCAGCTCCGCGCTGACCCGCCGCACCTGGTCGAGGTGCCCGGGATCGGTGATGAGCAGCCGTGCGCCGCTGTCGGCCAGCAGGTGCGCCAGTTCCGCGTCGGCGGAGTTCGGGTTCAGCGGGACGCCGACCGCACCCGCGCGGGTGGTGGCGAGGGTGGCCTCGACGGCCTCGACGCAGTTGTGCAGGAACACCGCCGCGCGCTCACCGCGCCCCAGCCCCAGTGCGGCGAAGTGGCCCGCGAGGCGGGCGGTGCGGGCGGCCAGGTCGGCATAGCTCACCGCGCGCCTGCCGTCGGCGAAGGCGGTGCGCTCGCCTCGTTCCGCCGCACGGGTGGTCAGCAGGAGGTGCACAGAATCGATCGCCGGATCGCTCACTCCGCACGCTAACACGATCGCGCCCCTGATCAGGGCGTGGACAAGATCACTTCGAAATGCTTGTGGCCCTTAGGGGCTGGTGCGCTCACAACCCCTAAGGGCGAACCTGCGGGCAAGGTGGCCAGGCAAGATCGTCCACCGTGCTTGACTCGCTGTTGCGCGTATTTCCAGGAATTCCATCCAACAGGGGGTTGCGACATGCGTCGGGTCGCCATCGTCGGAGCGGGTCAGGCCGGGTTGCTGCTGGGCATCGGGCTGCTGCGGCACGGGTATCCGGTGACCGTGCTGGCCGAGCGCACCCCGGAGCAGGTGCGCGCGGGCGGGCTGGTGTCCAACCAGTGCGTGTTCCACCCGGCGCTGCGCCGCGAGCGTGAGCTGGGTGTGAACTTCTGGGACGAGCTGGCCGACCCGGTGGAACGGGTGTCCTTCACCGCGCCCGGTGAGGTACCCGAAGAGGAACCCGCGCTGTCCTGGCAGGCCCGGCTGCCGCACGCCGCGCAGTCGGTGGACCAGCGGGTCAAGGTCGCCGACTGGCTGCACGAGTTCACCCGGCGGGGTGGCGAAGTTCGCTACCAGCGTGCGGATTCCGACGATCTGGTGAACCTCGCGCGCGAGTTCGAGCTCCTGGTGGTCGCGGTCGGCCGGGGCGCGCAGTTCGACGCGCTCTTCCCCCGGGACGCGCAACGGTCGCGCTTCTCCGTGCCACAGCGGCACATCGGGGTCTGCTACCTGAAACCGTCCCCGGAGCAGCCGCCCGGCCTGTCGTTCTCGCTGGGCCCGCACGGCGAGTGCTTCGGCCTGCCGGTGTGGTCGGTGCACGGCCGGGCCTACGGCTTCGGCGTCTTCGCCCGCCCCGGCGGCCCGCTGGACCGGTGGGCGGGCATCACCTCGGTCGAGCAGCACCGCGAGGTCGTGCTGGACCTGCTGCGCGAGCACTTCCCGTGGCGGGTGGCCATGCTGGGCGGTGCCGAACCGGCGGGGGAGCGCGAGCTGTTGCACGGCGGCATCACCCCGGTCGTCCGGCACCCCGTGGGCACGCTCCCATCGGGTGCGCTGGCACTGGCCATGGGCGATACCGCGGTGACCAACGACCCGGTGGGCGGCCAGGGCGCGAACCTGGCCGCGCACGCGGCGCGGGTCTACGAGCAGGCCATCCTCGAACACGGCACCCGCCCGTTCGACGGGGAGTTCCTACAGGCCACCTTCGAGCGGTTCTGGGCCCGCGCCCGCCAGCACACGCGGTTCAACAACGACCTGCTGGCCCCGCCCCCGCCGCACGTGCTGGACACAATGGACGCCGCGCAGCGCGTACCCGAGGTGGCGCACCGGTTCGCGGCGCTGTTCGAGGACCCGACCGACTACCC
Proteins encoded in this region:
- a CDS encoding styrene monooxygenase/indole monooxygenase family protein, yielding MRRVAIVGAGQAGLLLGIGLLRHGYPVTVLAERTPEQVRAGGLVSNQCVFHPALRRERELGVNFWDELADPVERVSFTAPGEVPEEEPALSWQARLPHAAQSVDQRVKVADWLHEFTRRGGEVRYQRADSDDLVNLAREFELLVVAVGRGAQFDALFPRDAQRSRFSVPQRHIGVCYLKPSPEQPPGLSFSLGPHGECFGLPVWSVHGRAYGFGVFARPGGPLDRWAGITSVEQHREVVLDLLREHFPWRVAMLGGAEPAGERELLHGGITPVVRHPVGTLPSGALALAMGDTAVTNDPVGGQGANLAAHAARVYEQAILEHGTRPFDGEFLQATFERFWARARQHTRFNNDLLAPPPPHVLDTMDAAQRVPEVAHRFAALFEDPTDYPGWLGDPGPARAYLDSVG